Genomic segment of Candoia aspera isolate rCanAsp1 chromosome 2, rCanAsp1.hap2, whole genome shotgun sequence:
GAACCCAACGCTGCCCGAACTCGGCATACTCCGACTTGCCGAGCCGCCGCGGCCGGGGTGCGGCGGAAGGTCCGCTTACAGCCCGGGGCCAGCAGCTGCCCGTTCACTTGTTGCGGTACAGCATACGGCACTCCGCTCCCTCTACAGAGGAGAGATACACCCTTAAGATCAGTACCCTGCGTGGACAGCTGATGAGCCGGGAGCCAGGCGTCTCAGAAACAACGCCTCCCCATCTCATCAGAGCGTGATGAAAAGTGCACGTGTATGTCTACGTACACACGCGCGAGAATGTGATGGGAAACCAGCTTTGTGGCTATTGTATCCTGTACGGTACGTCTTCCGCCCCCTACTGGCGCTCCCGCGCAGGTGCACTCGGTAAGTGACCGCTTTTTAAGGGCCCGATTTAATAAAGCAGAATTGTTCCTGGATTGGCCCGCTTGCGAGAAGTAACACGTTTGAATTCTTTGGTTGTGAGGAGAATCAGGAATAATAATAGCACGGGTTCGAAATAACCGATCTGGCATGCTTCTTTCTTTCCgatctcctttctctctctctcctgtgagTTCAGATACACAGCCACCAGCTACAATCCAGGAAAAATGAGCATTTTCCTTCTTAGTTATGGTCAGTCAGATTGAATGAAttggtttgcacaatacagtATGGTAAGCTAAACTTGGTGGACGTTAACCTTTGCTaggtggttttttttgtttttgttttggtcacTTGCCATGCTGGGCAAACCCACTGTTTTATTAGTTTATGTTTAAGTGTCTTATGTAAACCTGGAAAATTGGTTAGTTAAGCAACCAGATTAAGCAGATTGTGTGAATGCAAGTTTAGGGTAGCAGGAGCTGAGGTGTTATATCCTCAAACATTAGCCTTAAGCAATGGCAACGTATAGTAAATTTTAGTCACTATTATGTTTTCTGTGGTCTTTGTTTACTAAAGTACTAAAACTGCCGTGTAAATCTTTTAAACTAGTTTTAAGTTTATGAGGAATGCTGGTTTTGTGAGAGTTCTGGCTCTGCAGCTAAGAGGCAAGAGATctggattctttaaaaaaaaaaaaaagaatgcagggTTAAAAATGATGGAATTCTCTCTGCTCGTTTTTCAGCTTTCCTGCAAAAGACAGGAAGCCCTTAACGTTTGGACAAAGTCTCATCCATAATACTATGGTCTTCTCAGTTTCTCCTGCAAGGTTGGGGTAATTGCACATCTAGAGTCCACATTATTTGATCTAATTATTCTAGCCTACAATTTAGGTTTGTTCTGTAGTTTGTAGTTTGTGTATCTTCTGGGAACAGAAGGTTTGGTGTATCTTCTAAAGCACAAGGTCACAGATAAGCAGGTCACagttccttcttcccattttaaACTGGTGGCCAACGagatgggggtgggagaaacAGATCTAGTTAGAGAGCTCTTAGGCTGAGAAAAGCATTTCATGGATATGCAGTTAATGAATGGCCAATTTAAGACTTCTTGTTGCAGCACAAGAAGCAGTTAGCTACCCCTTCTGCACATGTGACAGGATAAGCAGCAGTCTGAACCTGGGCACTTCCCAGTATGTATTGCTTAATTTGAACATCTCTGTCAGGCTAAAGACAAATTCAGAACTGCTAGTTCAGCGCAGAAAGTTATTATTGTCCTTTTTAATTACATGTACTCGCTAATTTTGCTTTGCCAGTTCATTGCCAGTTTGGAGCAACTTACACTGACTTTGGATCCAtttatctgaatttattttttaccCAAATAGGAAATGGTACTTTTTTTGTCTTAGTTTCTTACACATTTGGTCTTCTACCCTCCCTTTGTTGATAATTCACTCCTTAAACAACCATAGCACTGAAAATGGGCCTCCATGCATCTGATAAAAATGAATTCTGGCTAAGGTTATGccacaataaataaattacttgttAAAGAATTTGCACAGCAGACATAACTCACCTCCCCTCAGTCTGGAGGTAATGATTCTTCCAGTCTTTGTGCAACTAGTTAATTGAAAAAACCTACCCTCTCTTCTCAGTGAATTAAAATGAGATGCATGGCTCAATATATTCTAGTTATCACTTCCTGTCTGCTCATTGATGAAATTGATAGGCTTATGAACTCTTGAGTACCATGGCCCTGACTCTAACTAGATTTCTCTAAGAAAATGTAAGGTTTCTGCACTTGGGAGCAATCATAAGTTACTTATGATACTGATACAGCTTCAGATGAAGGAGAGGAGGTTAGACCTTCCATTTTGGACTAGACGGAAGAACTAAGTCTTTGCTTCTCACTGGATACTTACTTAGTCATGGGGCTCCGCAGCAGGGGATGCCTTGGCACCTTTATCCAAGGTAATGTATCTTCTGGCTTAACTGATGGATTCTTAGGCAGCCACCAACCAATATCTTGTCCACAAGTCAACGGTACCCTGTATTCTTGATTGGGGTCTAGAAAAGAGATCAAGTCTTCTGATTGCCTGGAAAAGACCTAAATGCTGTCTGTGGGCCGGGCAAGGTCTTGATGAAAGGGCTTCCTTTCATGCCTGCTAAAATCCTCTGGAGGCAGGGGGAGGAAACAAATAAAACGGGTTTCTGTGGATGCTGGGCACATCAAACTTTGTTTGGAGGCAGGCTCTGTAGACAAACTGCCTTTGACCAAACATGGCTTTATTACTTGAAGCAACCCTTTCACCCCTGCTTCTTCCTATCCAACTACTGTATTTCCTGGAAACCCAAGGGCTAGTCTGTCCTATATTTTGCCAGACTTGCTAGCCCTGGTCTGGCATCATTACTACTTTCCTAGTACTTAAGGTGATGGTTTAATTTATTTCAAACAGTTGGCTTTCAAGGAAATTAGAATCTATTTTCAACCTGGTATCTAAGGGTGGCCTCAAAAGATGGCAAAAGATGGTTGACCTTTTCTGGGTTTGGAAGCGAAGGATAGTCaggcctagttagtacttggataggaaacTACCAGAAAATAGGAGAGGTAtggaggaagacaatggcaaggtAGCCATTGTCATTCCGTTGCCAGGAGAACTGCATAGATATGTCacgaagtcaccaggaattgagctcagTTCAAAGGAGACTTATTTACAGGATATTGCAGCTGATTGCTAAATTAATGATTCAAtcataaattaattataaatgaatGTCAGTTTGAAGCTTTTTGCCTCTTTTCCATGCTGTCATAAAGAGCTGGCAGTGAATATGGAAGGACCAAGCTGCAAGATAGTCCTTGGGGACTCGCTCTCCTCATCCGCTGCAGGGAACCCAGGGACCACCAAGCTTCCTTCTGGTTCAGTCCACACTGCCTCCTAGCATGCTCTTGAACTATGTGCtctctatctatgtggttgttctTAACCCAAAGGACTTTATGTATATTGTAAATTGTGAGTACACGTATCCCTCTGCAATGAGTGTGGCAAGGGGAACAGGGACCCAGCAGCCTTCCAGATAGTGTGGGATCCCTTCACCCCTAGCCAATATGCTAAGTGGTCAGAAATGATTCCAGTTGTGATTGAACTTCTGGTGAACCATTGGTTCCTCTGTTCCTGCTGTGAGGGATCCCAGAGAATATCTCTCTCTTTACTGAAAATTTGATTTAAACCCTACCCATTGTGCTGCTTCACCTACATTTCTTGAGCTGCATCCTTCTGACAGACTCTTGATATTTCACGTGGCTGCCCTGGTGTCCAGTGTCATCATATCCAAATTGTCCTATGGGTGGGAGCTTTGGGTAGAAAAGTTCCAGTTTGGGAGGGGTTGTTCCCACTGGGGATGGACAGAAAAAAAGTCACTCCAGAAGATAGCAATTCCCAGGGCAAGATTCAAAGGAAATTTCACAAATAATTTTTCATGTTATTCATAATATTTCAACTGCATTGAAGTTGCCTTATATAATTCAATTTCTTAAATTAAGGCTTGGATTGACTACTCTCTGTATAAGAGACTGCCTAGAAAACCTGTTTATACCACTACTCTGATCACTGTTAACTTTTTAAAGGCATCCActtaaatgttaaatataaaacaaagatcACAAGATCAACATGGCAGTAACAAGTTTAGGAATGCATATTTTTAAGAGAAAAACAGTTGTACTAGAAAACAGACAATAGCTTAAtattgtgaagtccttggtgctctctgagccttgttttcttgcagacgtttcattgccagactaggcaacatcttcagtgcaaaccgAGCTTAATATTCATATTTTAGTCTGAAATGAAGCCCAGTCTAGATAATTGCTCTTCAGATGTTTCTGGATGCAGTACTGTACTTCAGATTGCAGGTAGCAGAAAATATGCCTGAAAAATTGCCTGTGTGCACCCATAATCTTCAGGCAAACTCATGAGTTGAGGGGAGGTACAGGCTAAAATCCTTTCCCCTTGCCCCTAGTCTTCCAGTTGCAGGGTTTTTAAAACTATAGTTACATCTAGTCATGCTGTTCTACATGTGCATGAAATATTAATACTTGAAGAAAGGGTTAATTAACATGATCAGCTATCTATAAGCTacttttatgctggtctatgatcgTAATAAAGATCTGATTGATTGAATATAAGCCAGTTGTCtggcagagcttctaatctaAGATTTCACTACTTTTTCCGAGATGAACTATACATCCCCATCATTTTAGCACTACTCCAACTGCAGAAGGTAGCTATGGTTCCAGGGATAGCAACAGGCTGAGCCATGGTAGAACTGTCCCAGTTTCTTCTGCTACTATATAAACACAGACATGAACAACTAAGGCTCCTGTTCCCTTTTTGTCTGCCACTAATGTTAAGATCTCATGTCTGAAAAGATTTTGCCCACCACTGACATAATCAATTGGTAAAATATCTTTCTTGTGATTAGGGAATAGATAAATACATTTACAGAGGTGACTGTCAACCATCAGTCAATAACCCTATCCCATTTGGCAAGAAAAAAGCACAAGACAGCTAAAATAAGAGGAGATAAACAATTTGTGTACTGGCAGGCCAAAAAGGAACAAGGGCCACAGTTAAAAACTGAAATCTGtgatgaagaatgaaacttgtcTACTTTCTCGTTCACTAAAGATACTTCGTTGtacagggtgtgtgtgtatgtgtgtaagaaTAAATActataatttcaaaataaattgttATTCCTTGGGACCTAGGAATAACAATTTTAACCAATATTCATTGGACTGATTTTTGCTCTGTTGAAATCCTGCCTTTTGAAACATCTCTGTATCATGGCCATACAAATGACACTTGAGATATAATGTCCAGTACCCAGTAGTTACGCTCCAAATTCATGTTTTTTTATTGGTGAATACCTCATTTTAACAACATGGATTCCCTACAAAGAATAATAGCAAGTGTGGTTTGGCATGGTGCTGGGAATTTAATTTAAAGATGCATAGTCTCTGGtctgaatgtaataattttctgGATGATGGTTAAACTGCTTTAAATATTTGATGCCTGTGTAGTATACATGCAGAACAGCTGCTCTTAGTAAAtcctaagaaagaaaaaggcaaacttTTCTGATAAAGTAAATGTATTTAGATAATATCCTTACCTGGCACTTCATATTTTGGTAATGATAGTCTTTTATCACGAAAGGGATCCTGGGGACCTAGAAAAGTTAATCCGAAGAAAGCCATCACCTGGGCTTTATGTTTCAGTAGGTTCAACTGTCCAACTGCAACATTCTGTTTCCCGGTTTCTGAAGCATGTTTGCTTTGTTACCATGGTGATATACTGTTCAACTCAGTTCATTACCTAAGAAAGCAGTTTATGATATCTTAAGGCAATATAACTTGATGTAACTGAAGAAATGATTTATTTTGGAACCCCATTCCCCATTTTTGTGTCATCAAATTGCACTTACTTGGTTCACACCAGAAGTTGAAGAAATTATCCCAACTGGCTCACGGTTGATCATATTTGCTTTGCTTGCCAGTTGGCGACACCTTGGCTGATCCCAGAAAAGTtaagcaaggttggacctggTCAGTCACTAGATGAAAGGCTACCAGGAAATTCTAAGGCTGCAGGCAAGACTAAGCATCCTGGAAAATGACTCTGGCAACCATTTCATAATGTTACCAAGCCAACTGCATGGTCTGTCTTGAGGGCatctttattttactgtattaaaTATCCAACAGCTTGAAAGCTGGATCTAATCACTGC
This window contains:
- the SPMIP11 gene encoding sperm microtubule inner protein 11, encoding MAFFGLTFLGPQDPFRDKRLSLPKYEVPVGTTPPKLELFYPKLPPIGQFGYDDTGHQGSHVKYQESVRRMQLKKYPNQEYRVPLTCGQDIGWWLPKNPSVKPEDTLPWIKVPRHPLLRSPMTKFIDNMAVTDPLFSLF